The DNA sequence AATTTTTAATTATAATTTTTTAAAATGATAGTTATATTAAACAATACGTTTAATATTATAAACTTTTTGCATTTTAAAGTCAACAAAAAATAATTAAATTTATGTTGCTATATTTTCAATTTTTACTTGTTGTGATATACTATTACTGATATACATTATTAAGGAGGACTTCTATGAGAAATTATTTAGGTATAGATTTGGGAACCGCTAATACATTAGTTTATTCAAGAGGTAAAGGAATAATTTTAAATGAGCCTTCAGTTATAGCTATAGACCAAAATACTGGGAAAATACTACAAGTCGGACTCGAAGCAAAAAAAATGATAGGTAAAACTCCAAGTAATATAATAGCAACAAGACCTTTAAAAGATGGTGTAATCGCTGATTATGACGTTGCCTTAGCAATGTTGAAATATTTTATATCTCAATCTGTTGGAGGGTTTAATATATTTAAACCTGTAGTAGTAATAGGAATACCTACGGAAGCCACAGAAGTAGAAAGAAATGCTTTAAAAGAAGCGGCTTTAGATGCTGGTGCTCATAAGGCTTTTCTCATAGAAGAAGCTATGGCTACTGCTATAGGAGCAGGATTAAATGTAGAAGAACCTTCTGGAAATATGGTTGTAGATATAGGTGGTGGAACCACTGAAATAGCAATTATATCTCTTGGAAATATAGTTCTCTCAAAATCTATAAGAGTTGCTGGAGATGAAATTGATGAAAATATAATCGAATACGTTAAAAATGAACACAATATTTTAATTGGTGAAAAAACTGCAGAAAAAATAAAAATGGAAATAGGAAATACATTTGAAAATGAAGAAAATGATAGCCTAACTATAGATATCATAGGACTGGATGTTTTAACTGGATTGCCTAAAAATATACCATTATCTGGTTCAGAAATAAGAAAGGCTATAAAAAAACCTGTTTCAAGAATACTTGAAAATATAAAACTTGCTATAGAATCAACTCCTCCTGAACTCCTTTCCGATGTTGTCAGTAAAGGTATATTTTTAGGTGGAGGTGGAGCTATGCTCAAAGGAATGAAAGAATTAATAGAAAAAGAAACTCATATAAGAGTTGTAATTGCGGATGAACCTTTAACTTGTGTTGCAAGAGGTGCTGGGTTAGTTATAGATAAAATAGAAATAATTGAAAATTTAAGTAAAAATAGATAGTGTGATTTAGATGAATAAAAATAGATTATTTTATTTAAATTTCTTTATAATTATTGTAATATTAATAAATATTATAAAGCCCATTGGAGATTTGATGCAATGGGCTTTATTTCCATTTGATTATACTTTTTCAAAGATTCAGCAAGAATTATTAAAAAGAGAAGAAAACTCTAATAATATGGATGATATTATGAAATTAATGAAAGAGAATGAACTAAAAGTTTTAAAAACAGATTTGATAGATTTTGATATACCATATGGATTAATATTGAAAGATTTTCCAGATAAATACATAATTATGTCAACTTCAAAAGTAAAAAAGGATACTATTGTCATAAATACAAATAAAAAACTGTTGGGATATGTCAAAGAAAGTTTTGGAGATAGAATTATTGTCAAAAAAATAGGTTGGAATGAAAAAGATATTTTTGGTGAAGTACAAAATAAAGATGTTTTAATAAAAGAAAAAATGGGTATGATATATATAGAATTACCAGAAGATATAAAAATAGATACAAAAAAAATAAATATAAAATTACCTTATTATTTAGATGATTCTTATGTTGAATTAACAGGAGAAATAATATCAAAATATGCAGATTTTTACATATTTAAACCAAATATGATTGAAAGTTCTGTAGTTTATTTCTTGGAGGAATAAATATGATTTATATTATTTTTATAATATTAGCACTAATAACATCTTCTTGGGATAGATGGCTCGGAGATTATATTTTTTATTCTTTTCCAATAATGATGGTGTATATACAATTTTCTGATTTAAAAGATGAAATAAAATATATAGTTCCATTTGTTTATACATTGTTTTATTTCCAATTTAGATATGATGTAGGATTTGTTGCCATAATCTTTTATATATTGTATGTTTTTTTGAATTGGATATTCAAAAATAAAGAACTAAGTTTTATAACTGTAATTATATATAGTGGAATATTTACTGCATTTTTAGGATATTTAAGTTATTCAATAATTCCATCAATAATAACTATGATTTTAATTATCATGCTTTATTTCCTTAATTTGAGGTTGATAATAAATGGAAAATAAAAGAGTGATATTTTTATTTATTCTTACAATATTGGGATTTTTTTTATTATTTTATAGAGCTTTTCAGATACAAGTTTTAAATTGGAAAGATTATAGACTTGAAGTTCAAGATTTATCTACAAGAATTTATATAAATGAAGCTAAAAGAGGTAATATTTATGATAGAAATGGTGAACTAATTGCATGGAATGAGAAATTATATCAAATTTATAATAATTCAGATGAAATAGTTCAAGAAGATGAAGAAAAAATAAGAAAAATTCTTTCTAAAACTGATTTAGATGTTGATTATGTAA is a window from the Oceanotoga teriensis genome containing:
- a CDS encoding rod shape-determining protein; translated protein: MRNYLGIDLGTANTLVYSRGKGIILNEPSVIAIDQNTGKILQVGLEAKKMIGKTPSNIIATRPLKDGVIADYDVALAMLKYFISQSVGGFNIFKPVVVIGIPTEATEVERNALKEAALDAGAHKAFLIEEAMATAIGAGLNVEEPSGNMVVDIGGGTTEIAIISLGNIVLSKSIRVAGDEIDENIIEYVKNEHNILIGEKTAEKIKMEIGNTFENEENDSLTIDIIGLDVLTGLPKNIPLSGSEIRKAIKKPVSRILENIKLAIESTPPELLSDVVSKGIFLGGGGAMLKGMKELIEKETHIRVVIADEPLTCVARGAGLVIDKIEIIENLSKNR